From Pseudomonas fluorescens, one genomic window encodes:
- the secG gene encoding preprotein translocase subunit SecG, which translates to MLETVVVVFHLLGALGVVALVLLQQGKGADAGASFGAGASNTVFGSQGSSTFLSKFTAILAAGFFITSLGLGYFAKEKAHQLTQVGLPNPAVLEVPVQKPASDDVPVLEEQKSATNATDVPPAQEQK; encoded by the coding sequence ATGCTGGAAACAGTCGTAGTCGTTTTTCATCTGCTGGGTGCATTGGGCGTAGTAGCTCTGGTATTGCTGCAGCAGGGTAAGGGTGCGGACGCTGGCGCGTCTTTCGGAGCAGGTGCTTCAAATACTGTGTTCGGAAGCCAAGGTTCCTCTACCTTTCTTAGTAAGTTTACTGCTATACTTGCCGCAGGTTTTTTCATAACCAGCTTAGGGTTAGGTTACTTTGCTAAAGAGAAAGCTCACCAGCTGACTCAAGTAGGTTTGCCAAACCCAGCGGTTCTGGAAGTTCCAGTGCAAAAACCGGCTTCTGATGATGTACCGGTGCTTGAAGAGCAAAAGTCGGCAACTAATGCGACTGACGTACCTCCAGCTCAAGAGCAAAAGTAA
- the rimP gene encoding ribosome maturation factor RimP translates to MSSKLEELQALLAPVVVALGYECWGIEFSAQGRHSMLRVYIDKEGGVLVDDCAIVSRQISGVLDVEDPISVEYTLEVSSPGMERPLFTLEQFAKFAGEQVKIKLRSPFEGRRNFQGLLRAVEEQDVVVQVDDHEFLLPIEMIDKANIIPSFD, encoded by the coding sequence GTGTCGAGCAAGCTAGAAGAGTTGCAGGCCTTGCTGGCCCCGGTGGTCGTGGCCCTAGGCTATGAATGCTGGGGTATCGAGTTTTCGGCTCAGGGTCGTCACTCGATGTTGCGCGTTTATATCGATAAAGAAGGCGGAGTGCTGGTGGACGATTGCGCCATTGTCAGCCGTCAGATCAGCGGCGTCCTGGACGTAGAAGATCCAATCTCCGTTGAATACACCCTTGAAGTTTCCTCGCCTGGCATGGAACGCCCGCTGTTCACTCTTGAGCAGTTTGCAAAATTTGCCGGTGAACAAGTGAAGATCAAGCTGCGCTCGCCTTTTGAAGGTCGACGCAACTTTCAGGGCCTTCTGCGCGCTGTAGAAGAGCAGGACGTCGTGGTGCAGGTAGATGACCATGAGTTCCTGTTGCCGATCGAGATGATCGACAAGGCCAACATTATTCCCAGTTTTGACTGA
- the nusA gene encoding transcription termination factor NusA codes for MSKEVLLVVESVSNEKGVPANVIFEALELALATATKKRFEDEVDLRVEINRHTGAYETFRRWTVVEEDDLDDPAIETWPSKVAETHPGAKVGDVVEEKIESIEFGRIAAQTAKQVIVQKVREAERAQVVDAYRERLGEIISGTVKKVTRDNVIVDLGNNAEALLAREDIISRETFRVGVRLRALLKEIRTENRGPQLILSRTAPEMLIELFRIEVPEIAEGLIEVMAASRDPGSRAKIAVRSKDKRIDPQGACIGMRGSRVQAVSGELGGERVDIVLWDDNPAQFVINAMSPAEVAAIIVDEDAHAMDIAVGADNLAQAIGRGGQNVRLASQLTGWTLNVMTESDIQAKQQAETGDILRNFIDELEVDEDLAQVLVDEGFTSLEEIAYVPLEEMLNIDGFDEETVNELRARAKDRLLTKAIATEEKLADAHPAEDLLSLEGMDKDLAMELAVRGVVTREDLAEQSIDDLLDIDGIDDDRAGKLIMAARAHWFE; via the coding sequence ATGAGCAAAGAAGTACTGCTGGTTGTTGAGTCGGTATCCAACGAAAAGGGTGTACCGGCAAACGTGATTTTTGAAGCGCTCGAGCTGGCTCTGGCCACTGCTACGAAGAAGCGTTTCGAGGACGAAGTCGATCTGCGTGTGGAAATCAATCGCCACACCGGTGCTTACGAGACATTCCGTCGCTGGACGGTGGTCGAGGAAGACGATCTTGACGATCCTGCCATTGAAACCTGGCCAAGCAAGGTTGCCGAGACGCACCCTGGCGCCAAGGTCGGTGATGTCGTCGAGGAAAAAATCGAATCGATCGAGTTCGGTCGTATCGCTGCACAGACTGCCAAGCAAGTCATCGTGCAGAAAGTTCGCGAGGCTGAGCGTGCCCAGGTGGTTGACGCTTACCGCGAGCGCCTGGGGGAAATCATCTCCGGCACTGTAAAAAAGGTCACCCGCGATAACGTGATCGTCGATCTGGGTAACAACGCCGAGGCGTTGCTGGCTCGTGAAGACATCATTTCTCGCGAAACTTTCCGAGTTGGCGTGCGTTTGCGTGCGCTGCTCAAGGAAATCCGCACCGAGAACCGCGGCCCGCAGTTGATCCTGTCGCGTACCGCACCGGAAATGCTGATCGAGCTGTTCCGCATCGAAGTGCCGGAAATTGCCGAAGGCCTGATCGAAGTAATGGCTGCGTCCCGTGATCCGGGTTCGCGTGCCAAGATCGCCGTCCGCTCCAAGGACAAGCGCATCGACCCGCAAGGTGCCTGCATTGGTATGCGCGGTTCGCGCGTTCAGGCGGTATCCGGTGAGTTGGGCGGTGAGCGTGTGGATATCGTTCTTTGGGACGATAACCCGGCGCAGTTCGTGATCAACGCCATGTCCCCGGCCGAGGTTGCGGCAATTATCGTTGACGAAGATGCCCATGCCATGGACATCGCCGTTGGCGCAGACAATCTGGCTCAGGCCATCGGTCGTGGTGGTCAGAACGTGCGTCTGGCGAGCCAGTTGACTGGCTGGACCCTGAACGTGATGACCGAATCGGACATCCAGGCCAAGCAGCAAGCAGAAACCGGCGACATCCTGCGCAACTTCATCGACGAGCTGGAAGTCGACGAAGATCTGGCCCAGGTGCTGGTTGATGAAGGCTTCACCAGCCTGGAAGAGATTGCCTACGTACCGTTGGAAGAAATGCTCAACATCGATGGCTTTGACGAAGAAACCGTCAACGAGCTTCGCGCTCGTGCCAAGGATCGCTTGTTGACTAAAGCCATCGCTACTGAGGAAAAGCTGGCAGACGCCCATCCGGCCGAAGACCTGCTCTCGCTTGAGGGTATGGACAAGGATTTGGCGATGGAACTGGCGGTGCGCGGCGTAGTTACCCGCGAAGACCTGGCCGAGCAGTCTATTGACGACCTGCTCGACATCGACGGCATTGACGATGATCGTGCCGGCAAGTTGATCATGGCCGCCCGAGCCCATTGGTTCGAGTAA
- the infB gene encoding translation initiation factor IF-2, translating to MTQVTVKQLAFEVKTPVERLLQQMREAGLPHTAADEHVTDSEKQSLLTHLKSSHKAKVEEPRKITLQRKTTSTLRVAGSKSISVEVRKKKVFVQRSPEEIEAERKRELDERRAVENAARQKAEEEAKLRAEEEARRQPAAAQAAPAAAVAAPAPVAEPVREAPVAAAPAPDARKRDEQRRPDKPRADDNNRRSGGGDGERKNAPHRASVKEKAPAPRVAPRTTDEESDGFRRGGRGKAKLKKRNAHGFQSPTGPVVREVKIGETITVGDLAQQMSVKAAEIIKFMFKLGTPATINQVLDQETAQLVAEELGHKVTLVSDTALEDSLAESLKFEGEAVSRAPVVTVMGHVDHGKTSLLDYIRRAKVAAGEAGGITQHIGAYHVETDRGMVTFLDTPGHAAFTAMRARGAKATDIVILVVAADDGVMPQTIEAVQHAVAAGVPLVVAVNKIDKPGADLDRIRSELSVHGVTSEEWGGDTPFVPVSAKMGTGVDELLEAVLLQAEVLELTATPSAPGRGVVVESRLDKGRGPVATVLVQDGTLRQGDMVLVGSNYGRVRAMLDENGKPIKEAGPAIPVEILGLDGTPDAGDEMSVVADEKKAREVALFRQGKFREVKLARAHAGKLENIFENMGQEEKKTLNIVLKSDVRGSLEALQGALNGLGNDEVQVRVVGGGVGGITESDANLALASNAVLFGFNVRADAGARKIVEQEGLDMRYYNVIYDIIEDVKKALTGMLGSDVRENILGVAEVRDVFRSPKFGAIAGCMVIEGVVHRNRPIRVLRDDIVIFEGELESLRRFKDDASEVRAGMECGIGVKSYNDVKVGDKIEVFEKVQVARSL from the coding sequence ATGACGCAAGTCACGGTGAAACAACTGGCCTTTGAGGTCAAAACACCGGTAGAGCGCCTGCTGCAGCAGATGCGTGAGGCAGGTCTGCCGCACACCGCCGCCGATGAACATGTGACCGACAGTGAGAAGCAGTCCCTGCTGACTCACTTGAAAAGCAGCCACAAGGCGAAAGTGGAAGAACCGCGCAAAATCACGTTGCAGCGTAAAACCACCAGCACCCTGCGTGTTGCTGGCAGCAAAAGCATCAGCGTTGAAGTTCGCAAGAAGAAAGTCTTCGTACAGCGCAGCCCGGAAGAAATTGAAGCCGAGCGCAAGCGTGAGCTGGACGAACGCCGCGCGGTAGAAAATGCTGCTCGTCAGAAGGCTGAAGAAGAAGCCAAGCTGCGCGCCGAAGAAGAAGCGCGTCGCCAGCCTGCTGCTGCGCAAGCTGCTCCGGCGGCGGCTGTTGCCGCTCCGGCGCCAGTGGCCGAGCCAGTGCGTGAAGCACCGGTGGCTGCTGCACCGGCTCCTGACGCACGCAAGCGTGACGAACAGCGCCGTCCGGACAAACCGCGCGCAGACGATAACAATCGTCGTAGCGGCGGTGGCGATGGCGAGCGCAAAAACGCTCCGCATCGTGCTTCGGTCAAAGAGAAAGCGCCAGCGCCACGTGTTGCGCCACGGACTACCGACGAAGAAAGCGATGGCTTCCGTCGTGGTGGTCGCGGCAAGGCCAAGCTGAAGAAGCGCAACGCTCACGGTTTCCAGAGCCCAACCGGCCCTGTCGTGCGTGAAGTGAAGATCGGCGAAACCATCACTGTTGGCGACCTCGCTCAACAGATGTCGGTCAAGGCTGCTGAAATCATCAAGTTCATGTTCAAACTGGGTACTCCAGCGACCATCAACCAGGTACTGGATCAGGAAACTGCCCAACTGGTTGCCGAGGAGCTGGGCCACAAAGTGACCCTGGTCAGCGACACCGCCCTGGAAGATTCCCTGGCTGAGTCCCTGAAGTTTGAAGGTGAGGCGGTTTCCCGTGCACCAGTCGTGACCGTAATGGGCCACGTTGACCATGGTAAAACCTCCCTGCTCGACTACATCCGTCGTGCCAAGGTTGCTGCTGGCGAAGCCGGTGGCATTACCCAGCACATCGGTGCATACCACGTTGAAACCGACCGTGGCATGGTGACGTTCCTCGATACCCCGGGTCACGCCGCGTTTACCGCAATGCGTGCCCGTGGTGCCAAGGCGACCGACATCGTGATCCTGGTGGTTGCGGCGGACGACGGCGTAATGCCGCAGACCATCGAAGCCGTCCAGCACGCAGTAGCGGCTGGTGTGCCACTGGTGGTTGCAGTGAACAAGATCGACAAGCCGGGTGCAGACCTCGATCGCATCCGTAGCGAACTGTCGGTTCACGGCGTGACCTCGGAAGAGTGGGGCGGCGACACTCCATTCGTACCGGTTTCGGCGAAGATGGGTACTGGCGTCGACGAACTGCTCGAAGCCGTTCTGCTGCAAGCCGAAGTTCTGGAACTGACCGCAACTCCGTCGGCTCCTGGCCGTGGCGTTGTGGTTGAGTCCCGCCTGGACAAGGGCCGTGGTCCGGTTGCAACCGTACTGGTTCAAGACGGTACTCTGCGCCAGGGCGACATGGTGCTGGTCGGTTCGAACTACGGCCGCGTGCGTGCCATGCTCGACGAGAACGGCAAGCCAATCAAGGAAGCCGGTCCGGCTATCCCGGTCGAGATCCTCGGCCTGGACGGTACCCCGGACGCTGGCGACGAGATGAGCGTGGTTGCCGACGAGAAGAAAGCCCGTGAAGTGGCTCTGTTCCGTCAAGGCAAGTTCCGCGAAGTCAAACTGGCTCGCGCTCACGCCGGCAAGCTGGAAAACATCTTCGAGAACATGGGCCAGGAAGAGAAGAAGACGCTTAACATCGTCCTCAAATCCGACGTCCGTGGTTCGTTGGAAGCTCTGCAAGGCGCTCTGAACGGCCTGGGCAACGACGAAGTGCAAGTGCGCGTTGTCGGTGGCGGTGTCGGTGGTATCACCGAGTCCGACGCCAACCTGGCACTGGCCTCCAACGCGGTACTGTTCGGCTTCAACGTGCGTGCCGATGCTGGCGCACGCAAGATCGTCGAGCAGGAAGGTCTGGATATGCGTTACTACAACGTGATCTACGACATCATCGAAGACGTCAAGAAAGCCCTGACCGGTATGCTCGGCAGCGACGTTCGCGAGAACATCCTGGGCGTGGCCGAAGTGCGTGACGTGTTCCGTTCGCCGAAGTTTGGCGCGATCGCCGGTTGCATGGTGATCGAAGGTGTTGTTCACCGTAACCGTCCAATCCGTGTACTGCGCGACGACATCGTTATCTTCGAAGGCGAGCTGGAATCTCTGCGCCGCTTCAAGGATGACGCTTCCGAAGTACGTGCCGGCATGGAATGCGGTATCGGCGTGAAGAGCTACAACGACGTCAAAGTCGGTGACAAGATCGAAGTCTTCGAGAAGGTTCAGGTTGCTCGCAGCCTCTAA
- the rbfA gene encoding 30S ribosome-binding factor RbfA, translating to MAKEYSRTQRIGDQMQRELAQLIRREVKDPRVGLVTITAVEVSRDVGHAKIFITVMGQDGAEEIGQSIKVLNSAAGFLRMQLAREMKLRSVPQLHFHYDESVVRGAHLSALIERAVAEDSQHSVAAEAEDTKE from the coding sequence ATGGCAAAAGAATACAGCCGTACCCAACGTATCGGCGATCAGATGCAGCGTGAGCTCGCTCAACTGATCCGTCGCGAAGTCAAAGACCCGCGCGTCGGCCTGGTCACCATTACCGCTGTTGAAGTCAGCCGTGACGTCGGTCACGCAAAGATCTTCATCACTGTGATGGGGCAGGACGGCGCAGAAGAAATCGGCCAGAGCATCAAGGTGCTGAACTCCGCCGCCGGTTTCCTGCGCATGCAGTTGGCGCGCGAAATGAAGCTGCGCAGTGTGCCGCAATTGCATTTCCACTACGACGAAAGCGTCGTGCGTGGCGCGCACCTGTCGGCATTGATCGAGCGTGCTGTGGCTGAAGACAGCCAGCATTCGGTTGCGGCAGAAGCCGAAGACACCAAGGAGTAA
- the truB gene encoding tRNA pseudouridine(55) synthase TruB, producing MAQVKRIRRNVSGIILLDKPLGFTSNAALQKVRWLLNAEKAGHTGSLDPLATGVLPLCFGEATKFSQYLLDSDKGYETLAQLGKTTTTADAEGEVLQERPVTVGRTDIEAVLPGFRGQISQIPPMYSALKRDGQPLYKLARAGEVVEREPRSVTIARLDLLAFEGDTARFAVDCSKGTYIRTLVEDIGEQLGCGAYVAELRRTQAGPFSLAQTVTLEELEAVHAEGGNEAVDRFLMPSDSGLLDWPLLQFSEASSFYWLNGQPVRAPDAPKFGMVRVQDHNGRFIGIGEVSEDGRIAPRRLIRSE from the coding sequence GTGGCTCAGGTCAAGCGTATCCGTCGTAACGTCAGCGGCATCATCCTGCTCGACAAGCCGCTGGGGTTCACCTCCAATGCGGCCTTGCAGAAAGTCCGCTGGCTGCTCAATGCTGAAAAGGCCGGTCACACCGGCAGCCTCGATCCATTGGCGACTGGCGTTCTGCCGTTGTGCTTTGGTGAGGCCACCAAGTTCTCGCAATACCTGCTCGATTCCGACAAGGGCTATGAAACCCTCGCGCAATTGGGCAAGACCACCACCACGGCCGATGCCGAGGGTGAGGTTTTGCAGGAACGTCCGGTGACCGTTGGTCGCACCGATATCGAAGCGGTTTTGCCCGGTTTTCGTGGGCAAATCAGTCAGATACCGCCGATGTACTCGGCGCTCAAGCGTGATGGCCAGCCGTTGTACAAGCTTGCACGTGCAGGTGAAGTGGTGGAGCGCGAACCGCGATCTGTTACTATTGCGCGCTTGGATTTGCTGGCCTTTGAAGGCGACACTGCGCGTTTTGCCGTGGATTGCAGCAAAGGCACCTATATCCGTACCCTGGTGGAAGATATTGGTGAGCAGCTCGGTTGTGGCGCCTACGTTGCAGAACTGCGACGTACCCAAGCCGGTCCATTCAGCCTGGCCCAGACGGTCACGCTGGAAGAGTTGGAAGCGGTACATGCCGAAGGCGGCAACGAAGCGGTTGATCGCTTCCTGATGCCATCGGACAGCGGCCTGCTGGATTGGCCTCTGCTGCAGTTTTCCGAGGCAAGCTCGTTCTACTGGCTCAATGGCCAGCCGGTACGTGCCCCGGACGCGCCGAAATTTGGCATGGTACGCGTACAGGATCACAATGGTCGCTTCATCGGAATCGGTGAAGTGAGCGAAGACGGGCGCATCGCGCCGCGTCGACTGATTCGGTCGGAATGA
- the rpsO gene encoding 30S ribosomal protein S15: MALDVQEKAQIVADYQQAVGDTGSPEVQVALLTHNINKLQGHFKANGKDHHSRRGLIRMVNQRRKLLDYLKGKDVSRYSALIARLGLRR; encoded by the coding sequence ATGGCTCTCGACGTTCAAGAAAAAGCTCAAATCGTAGCTGACTACCAGCAAGCCGTTGGTGACACTGGTTCTCCAGAAGTGCAAGTTGCACTGCTGACCCACAACATCAACAAGCTGCAAGGTCACTTCAAGGCCAACGGTAAAGATCACCACTCCCGTCGTGGTCTGATCCGCATGGTAAACCAGCGTCGTAAGCTGCTGGACTACCTGAAAGGCAAGGACGTGAGCCGTTACAGCGCTCTGATCGCTCGCCTGGGTCTGCGTCGCTAA
- the pnp gene encoding polyribonucleotide nucleotidyltransferase, whose protein sequence is MNPVIKKFQFGQSTVTLETGRIARQASGAVLVTVDDDVSVLVTVVGAKQADPGKGFFPLSVHYQEKTYAAGKIPGGFFKREGRPSEKETLTSRLIDRPIRPLFPEGFMNEVQVVCTVVSTSKKTDPDIAAMIGTSAALAISGIPFDGPIGAARVAFHESTGYLLNPTYEQQKASSLDMVVAGTSEAVLMVESEAKELTEDQMLGAVLFAHDEFQVVINAVKELAAEAAKPTWTWAPQPEATELLGAIRAEFGEAISQAYTITIKADRYARLGELRDQVVAKLSGEEGQPSSSEVKAAFGEIEYRTVRENIVNGKPRIDGRDTRTVRPLNIEVGVLPKTHGSALFTRGETQALVVATLGTARDAQLLDTLEGEKKDPFMLHYNFPPFSVGECGRMGGAGRREIGHGRLARRSVQAMLPAADVFPYTIRVVSEITESNGSSSMASVCGASLALMDAGVPMKAPVAGIAMGLVKEGEKFAVLTDILGDEDHLGDMDFKVAGTSKGVTALQMDIKIKGITEEIMEIALGQALEARLNILGQMNQIIGQSRTELSENAPTMIAMKIDTDKIRDVIGKGGATIRAICEETKASIDIEDDGSIKIFGETKEAAEAARQRVLGITAEAEIGKIYVGKVERIVDFGAFVNILPGKDGLVHISMLSDARVEKVTDILKEGQEVEVLVLDVDNRGRIKLSIKDVAAAKASGV, encoded by the coding sequence GTGAACCCGGTAATCAAAAAATTCCAGTTCGGTCAGTCGACCGTTACCCTCGAGACTGGCCGTATCGCCCGTCAGGCCTCCGGCGCAGTATTGGTCACCGTTGACGACGACGTCAGCGTATTGGTGACCGTGGTTGGCGCCAAGCAAGCCGATCCAGGCAAGGGCTTCTTCCCTCTGTCTGTTCACTACCAGGAAAAAACCTACGCCGCCGGCAAGATCCCTGGCGGTTTCTTCAAGCGTGAAGGCCGTCCTTCCGAGAAAGAAACCCTGACTTCCCGACTGATCGACCGTCCGATCCGTCCGCTGTTCCCGGAAGGCTTCATGAACGAAGTGCAGGTTGTCTGCACCGTCGTTTCCACCAGCAAGAAGACCGATCCGGACATCGCTGCGATGATCGGTACCTCGGCTGCCCTGGCTATCTCCGGTATTCCTTTCGATGGCCCGATCGGCGCTGCCCGCGTTGCCTTCCACGAAAGCACCGGCTACCTGCTGAACCCGACTTACGAGCAACAGAAAGCTTCGAGCCTGGACATGGTCGTTGCCGGTACCTCGGAAGCGGTACTGATGGTTGAATCGGAAGCCAAAGAGCTGACCGAAGACCAGATGCTGGGCGCGGTACTGTTCGCCCACGACGAGTTCCAGGTGGTGATCAACGCCGTCAAGGAACTGGCAGCCGAAGCGGCCAAGCCAACCTGGACCTGGGCTCCACAACCGGAAGCCACCGAACTGCTGGGCGCTATCCGTGCCGAGTTCGGCGAAGCGATCTCCCAGGCCTACACCATCACCATCAAGGCCGACCGCTATGCGCGTCTGGGCGAGCTGCGTGACCAGGTCGTTGCCAAGCTGTCCGGCGAAGAAGGCCAGCCTTCTTCCAGCGAAGTCAAAGCGGCTTTCGGTGAAATTGAATACCGCACCGTTCGCGAAAACATCGTTAACGGCAAGCCACGTATCGACGGTCGCGACACCCGCACCGTGCGTCCGCTGAACATCGAAGTCGGCGTTCTGCCAAAGACCCACGGTTCGGCACTGTTCACCCGTGGCGAAACCCAGGCACTGGTTGTTGCAACCCTGGGCACCGCCCGTGACGCGCAACTGCTGGACACCCTGGAAGGCGAGAAAAAAGACCCGTTCATGCTGCACTACAACTTCCCTCCGTTCTCGGTGGGCGAGTGTGGTCGCATGGGTGGCGCTGGTCGTCGCGAAATCGGTCACGGCCGTCTGGCCCGTCGTTCGGTTCAGGCCATGTTGCCTGCCGCTGACGTGTTCCCGTACACCATTCGTGTGGTGTCGGAAATCACCGAATCCAACGGTTCCAGCTCGATGGCTTCCGTTTGCGGTGCTTCCCTGGCCCTGATGGACGCCGGTGTGCCGATGAAGGCGCCGGTTGCCGGTATCGCCATGGGTCTGGTTAAAGAAGGCGAGAAATTCGCAGTCCTGACCGACATCCTGGGTGACGAAGACCACCTGGGCGACATGGACTTCAAAGTAGCCGGTACCTCGAAAGGTGTGACCGCGCTGCAGATGGACATCAAGATCAAGGGCATCACCGAAGAGATCATGGAAATCGCTCTGGGCCAAGCCCTGGAAGCGCGCCTGAACATCCTCGGCCAGATGAACCAGATCATTGGCCAGTCGCGTACCGAGCTGTCGGAAAACGCTCCGACCATGATCGCGATGAAGATCGATACCGACAAAATCCGTGATGTTATCGGTAAAGGCGGCGCGACCATTCGTGCGATCTGTGAAGAAACCAAGGCTTCGATCGACATCGAAGACGACGGTTCGATCAAGATCTTCGGTGAAACCAAGGAAGCGGCTGAAGCGGCACGTCAGCGCGTACTGGGCATCACCGCTGAAGCCGAGATCGGCAAGATCTACGTCGGCAAGGTTGAGCGCATCGTCGACTTCGGCGCGTTCGTCAACATCCTGCCAGGTAAGGACGGTCTGGTTCACATCTCGATGCTGAGCGACGCTCGCGTTGAGAAAGTGACCGACATCCTGAAAGAAGGCCAGGAAGTGGAAGTGCTGGTACTGGACGTGGACAACCGCGGTCGTATCAAGCTGTCCATCAAGGACGTAGCAGCAGCCAAGGCGTCGGGCGTTTAA
- a CDS encoding DUF6388 family protein: MTDKTLTQEARHEKALKQYALETPDLIEEIKDLSPDDQKDQIQWAFEDEAEAQGLQPWELTLKYTSTPEEFEAQRLVLHKEAAEVLGVEWDEYCEMNNLVV, from the coding sequence ATGACCGACAAGACATTGACCCAAGAAGCCAGGCACGAGAAAGCACTCAAGCAGTACGCACTGGAAACGCCTGATTTGATTGAAGAGATCAAGGACTTGAGTCCTGACGATCAGAAAGACCAGATCCAGTGGGCGTTCGAGGATGAGGCCGAAGCTCAGGGCTTGCAGCCGTGGGAGCTGACCCTCAAGTACACCTCGACGCCAGAGGAATTCGAAGCGCAGCGTCTTGTATTGCACAAGGAGGCGGCAGAGGTGCTGGGTGTCGAGTGGGATGAGTACTGCGAGATGAATAATCTTGTAGTTTAG
- the nadC gene encoding carboxylating nicotinate-nucleotide diphosphorylase has translation MPNLRLADLTAEIEANVRRALLEDIGSGDITAQLIPAERLAKATIITRDAAVICGTAWVDAVFRQLDPRVAVHWQVRDGERVNPNQVLFHLEGPARSLLTGERCALNFIQLLSGVATRAQYLADFVADTQVKLLDTRKTLPGLRLAQKYAVTCGGCHNHRIGLYDAFLIKENHIAACGGIAQAIAAAHKIAPGKPVEVEVENLSELKEALAAGADIIMLDELSLDDMREAVRLNAGKAKLEASGGVNESTLRPIAETGVDYISIGAMTKDVKAVDLSMRLAI, from the coding sequence ATGCCGAATCTACGCCTCGCCGACCTGACCGCCGAAATCGAAGCCAACGTGCGCCGTGCGTTGCTGGAAGACATCGGCAGCGGCGACATCACCGCCCAGTTGATCCCCGCCGAGCGCCTGGCCAAGGCCACCATCATCACCCGTGACGCCGCAGTCATCTGCGGTACTGCCTGGGTCGACGCGGTGTTTCGCCAGCTCGACCCGCGGGTTGCCGTCCATTGGCAGGTGCGCGACGGTGAGCGAGTGAATCCCAATCAAGTGCTATTTCACCTCGAAGGTCCGGCCCGTTCGCTACTGACTGGCGAGCGGTGCGCGCTGAACTTCATACAACTGCTCTCTGGTGTTGCTACCCGCGCGCAATACCTGGCCGACTTCGTCGCCGATACCCAGGTCAAACTCCTCGACACCCGCAAGACCCTGCCGGGACTGCGTCTGGCGCAAAAATACGCGGTGACCTGCGGCGGCTGCCACAACCACCGTATTGGCTTGTACGACGCGTTTCTGATCAAGGAAAACCACATCGCGGCTTGCGGCGGTATCGCCCAAGCCATCGCCGCCGCGCACAAGATCGCCCCAGGCAAGCCGGTGGAAGTGGAAGTGGAGAATCTGTCGGAGCTCAAGGAAGCCCTGGCGGCGGGTGCCGACATCATCATGCTTGATGAACTGAGCCTGGATGACATGCGCGAAGCCGTGCGCCTGAACGCGGGCAAGGCCAAGCTGGAAGCCAGCGGCGGTGTCAATGAAAGCACCTTGCGGCCAATTGCCGAGACCGGTGTGGACTACATCTCAATTGGCGCGATGACCAAGGATGTTAAAGCAGTCGATCTTTCGATGCGCCTGGCGATCTGA
- the ampD gene encoding 1,6-anhydro-N-acetylmuramyl-L-alanine amidase AmpD: MQLDRASGWFDGVHHCPSPNFNARPSGEVSLLVIHNISLPPAQFATGKVQEFFQNRLDVTEHPYFAGIADLRVSAHFLIERDGAITQFVSCLDRAWHAGVSRFDEREGCNDFSLGIELEGTDDLPFSDAQYQALTDLTRQLQAAFSAITTERIQGHSDIAPGRKTDPGPAFDWTRYRAALKQGEAQ; the protein is encoded by the coding sequence ATGCAGTTGGACCGCGCGAGCGGTTGGTTTGATGGTGTGCATCATTGCCCGTCGCCCAACTTCAATGCCCGCCCCTCAGGTGAAGTCTCCCTGCTGGTGATCCACAACATCAGCCTGCCCCCGGCGCAATTCGCCACGGGCAAGGTGCAGGAGTTTTTCCAGAATCGCCTGGATGTCACCGAACATCCCTACTTTGCAGGGATCGCCGACCTGCGCGTTTCTGCACACTTTCTCATCGAACGTGACGGCGCGATCACGCAGTTTGTCTCTTGTCTTGATCGCGCCTGGCATGCCGGCGTTTCGCGGTTTGACGAGCGTGAAGGGTGTAATGATTTTTCCCTGGGCATCGAGCTGGAGGGCACTGATGATTTGCCGTTCAGCGACGCCCAGTATCAGGCTCTGACGGATCTGACCCGGCAGTTGCAGGCGGCGTTCAGTGCCATTACCACCGAACGTATCCAGGGCCACAGCGATATCGCGCCTGGACGCAAGACTGACCCGGGACCGGCATTCGACTGGACGCGTTATCGCGCCGCGCTGAAGCAAGGAGAAGCACAATGA